One Nyctibius grandis isolate bNycGra1 chromosome 17, bNycGra1.pri, whole genome shotgun sequence genomic window carries:
- the CTNNBIP1 gene encoding beta-catenin-interacting protein 1: MNREGVPGKSPEEMYIQQKVRVLLMLRKMGSNLTASEEEFLRTYAGVVNSQLSQLPQHSIDQGAEDVVMAFSRSETEDRRQ; encoded by the exons ATGAACCGTGAGGGCGTCCCCGGCAAGAGTCCGGAGGAGATGTATATTCAGCAGAAAGTGAGAGTCCTACTCATGCTGAGGAAGATGGGATCAAAT CTGACCGCTAGTGAAGAGGAGTTCTTGCGCACATATGCAGGTGTAGTGAATAGCCAACTTAGCCAGCTTCCTCAACACTCGATTGATCAGG GTGCTGAGGATGTTGTGATGGCATTTTCCAGATCagagacagaagacagaagacagTAA